The DNA sequence AATCCTCGGCCGCTTCCAAGAGCCCGCCCGGGCCAAGGAAGCACTCTGTCTCGATGGCTCCTCCGCCGTGGAAGAACAGGGCATCCACGTAGTCCGTGCGCAGCCGGCGCAGGGACTCTTCGATGCTCAGGCGCAGCCTCTCCGGCTCCTTTGCGCCGGACTTCGTGATGATGACTACCTCGTGCCTGGAGCCGGCGAAAGCCTCACCCAGCACGTCCTCAGCGTCGTTGTAGGCGCGGGCGGTGTCGAACCAGTTGATGCCCAGGTCCCTCACCGCCCGCACGACCCCTACCCGCTCGTCGGTGGGGACGCGCGACACCATTGGGACCGTGCCCATGCCCAGCGGAGACAGAGTCAGCCCGGTCCTGGGAAGTGTCACCGTATCCATCACTCGCCTCCATGGCGGGCTGCCGTCGGCAGCCTACCGTTCTAGATCCACTTGACCAACGGGAGCTTCTTCTCTGGCGCCTCCGGGACGATCTGGGGGTAACCGACCACGACGGGGCCGAAGATACGCTCGCCCTCCTTCAGTTCCAGCGCCTCAACGATGCCAGGATCGTTGGTGACGTGGGCTCCGAAGCCCACAATGCAGGTTCCCAAGCCGAGGGAGTGCGCCGCCAGCATCATGTTCTGGCAGGCCATGTAGCAGTCCGCCGCCTGGGTGCCGAACGACGCGACGGTGCCGATCACGAAGATGACCACGGGGGCGCCGAAGTAGACTCCGTCAGGCAGATCCGCGAAACGCGCCACCGCCTCGTCGAACTGCAGCACCGGCCAGCCGAAGCTGTGCTCTCCGTGGTGGCGAATCTGCTCGCGGAACCACTCGTCGGTGCAGGCGGCCCAGTGGGTGGTCACGAAGCGCCGGTAGTTGGGCCGGGCGGCGTCGAGGAGTCTTGCGCGGAAGGCCGCGTCCTCCACCACCACGAACCGCCACAACTGCATGTTGGCGCCCGTCGGCGCCCACCGGCCCGCGTCTATGATGGTCTCGATGAGCTCCCTCGGCACCGGCTTGTCCAGGAAGGACCGCACCGACCGCCGTCCCTTGATGGCCTCGATGACTGGGTTCACGGCTCACCTCCTTCAGTGCTTGTTGGTCGAGAGCCAACGCCGCACCCGAGTATCGGGCAGGGACTGACGCGGAGACTCCGGTTGAGCTTCTATGCCAGAGGTGGTGCCGCTCCTACTTCGGCACCACCGTGAACCAGCCGGTCTGCAGCCGGATCTTGTCATCCCGGATGATGAAGGTATCTACCCCCGCCGGTACCGTCGCCACATCGCAGTCGCCGCAGTACGTGCACATCACCACATCGCCGCTGACGTGCTCTCCGGTACCGGTGAGCCTGAGGTTGGGCAGTGAGCCCAGTGCCTCGACGAAGAAGC is a window from the Anaerolineae bacterium genome containing:
- a CDS encoding nuclear transport factor 2 family protein; translated protein: MARSTKEVFDHHVDALMRGDLTALMTDYADDGVLMTMDAVYTGKEAIRSFFVEALGSLPNLRLTGTGEHVSGDVVMCTYCGDCDVATVPAGVDTFIIRDDKIRLQTGWFTVVPK